The following coding sequences lie in one Kribbella sp. NBC_00709 genomic window:
- a CDS encoding 5-aminoimidazole-4-carboxamide ribonucleotide transformylase: MTSEVVVRYGMNPHQPAVMAPVDRSPFTVVSGEPSYINVLDALTGWQLVREAARMFGVPAAASYKHVSPAGVALGATVAEAYTRARDADPKSSYGDFVAVSHPVDTELAAVLKRVVSDGIIAPGYDEGVVGTLAAKKRGTYLVLEADPTFEPPAEESRELYGLRLTQERDALPLTRDLLDEAVPDDAARDLLLGMIVARYTQSNTVVLVKDGMAIGVGAGQQSRVDCTRLAGEKARLWWSRRSDEPLTGVSMVSDGALPFTDNVEEAHRHGVTHIAEPGGSIRSAEVAAACAELGITWSATGVRLFRH; this comes from the coding sequence CTGACCTCGGAGGTCGTCGTGCGTTACGGGATGAATCCACATCAACCGGCCGTCATGGCGCCGGTCGATCGCTCGCCGTTCACGGTGGTTTCGGGCGAGCCGTCGTACATCAACGTGCTTGATGCGCTGACCGGTTGGCAGCTCGTGCGGGAGGCCGCGCGGATGTTCGGCGTACCGGCTGCCGCGTCGTACAAGCACGTCTCCCCCGCCGGCGTCGCGCTCGGTGCGACCGTCGCGGAGGCGTACACGCGGGCGCGTGACGCCGATCCGAAGTCGTCGTACGGCGACTTCGTGGCGGTCTCGCACCCGGTCGATACGGAACTCGCAGCTGTGCTGAAGCGGGTGGTGTCGGACGGGATCATCGCGCCCGGGTACGACGAGGGCGTCGTCGGCACGTTGGCAGCGAAGAAGCGTGGGACGTACCTCGTCCTCGAAGCGGACCCCACCTTCGAGCCGCCCGCCGAAGAGTCCCGCGAGCTCTACGGACTGCGGCTGACACAAGAGCGTGACGCGCTGCCGCTGACGCGCGACCTGCTGGACGAGGCCGTGCCGGACGACGCGGCCCGGGACCTGTTGCTGGGAATGATTGTTGCCCGCTACACCCAATCGAACACCGTCGTGCTGGTGAAGGACGGGATGGCGATCGGCGTCGGCGCCGGGCAGCAGTCGCGGGTCGACTGCACCCGGCTGGCCGGCGAGAAGGCGCGGCTGTGGTGGTCCCGCCGGTCGGACGAGCCGCTGACCGGCGTGTCGATGGTGTCCGACGGCGCGCTCCCGTTCACCGACAACGTCGAGGAAGCCCATCGCCACGGTGTCACCCACATCGCCGAACCGGGCGGCTCGATCCGCTCGGCCGAGGTCGCCGCCGCCTGCGCCGAGCTCGGCATCACCTGGTCGGCGACCGGAGTACGCCTGTTCAGGCATTGA
- a CDS encoding AAA family ATPase: MSNVLLLTGPPGSGKTTVAQLVATDAPRPTVHVTTDEFFRAIRTGFVPPYLPESARQNEVVVDAIVAAVAVYARGGYDVVVDGIIGPWFLPPYRSAAGAGDWTMSYVVLRPGLVTTLDRAQARSAGELKDVEAITGLHGAFAELGELEPHAIDTTSLDPVQTAAEVRKAVASGDYQLTA, encoded by the coding sequence ATGAGCAACGTCCTTCTGCTGACCGGCCCGCCTGGTTCGGGCAAGACCACCGTCGCGCAGCTCGTCGCCACCGACGCGCCGCGACCGACGGTGCACGTGACGACCGACGAGTTCTTTCGCGCGATCCGCACCGGTTTTGTCCCGCCGTACCTGCCCGAGTCGGCACGGCAGAACGAGGTGGTGGTCGACGCGATCGTCGCGGCGGTCGCCGTCTATGCGCGGGGCGGGTACGACGTGGTCGTCGACGGGATCATCGGGCCATGGTTCCTGCCTCCGTACCGCAGTGCTGCGGGGGCCGGTGACTGGACGATGTCGTACGTCGTGCTGCGGCCCGGACTGGTGACGACGCTCGACCGTGCGCAGGCACGCAGCGCAGGGGAGTTGAAGGACGTCGAGGCGATCACCGGGTTGCACGGCGCGTTCGCGGAACTCGGCGAGCTCGAACCGCACGCGATCGACACGACCTCCCTCGATCCCGTGCAGACGGCGGCCGAGGTCCGCAAAGCTGTTGCCTCCGGCGACTATCAGCTCACGGCCTGA
- a CDS encoding MMPL family transporter has translation MHAFLDRLGRGAARFHWLVIAGWLVVVVGLFVLRSAFGGTFVNNYTVPGSESSAGLNILNKDFASAGGYSGSIVFHAKTGAVSEQADAVKTSMEAVGKLPDVVSAVDPLATSQTAYISKDGSIVNAPVSFSVVPASLDKSYVDKLDAAVQPARAAGLQVEYGGGTGQIGKQANDGPSEAIGLALALLLLFLMFRSVVASGLPLLAAVFSVGGGLAVLGLLAAVKDFPVSAPTVATLLGLGVAIDYGLFLVSRHREQLDDGMGVVESAGRAESTSGAAILVAGGTVVIAILGLYVSGVPFVGALGLSSAIVVAVTVLAALTLIPALLGLAKFTVLNRKDRHHLVEERELEAGLPDETAIAEHRAEERERRDSKHEQSAFARWGRKVSDRPWPYGIAATLVLLVLAIPLLSMNLGQLDAGTDPSGDSSRKAYDLIAQGFGPGANGPLTVVVQLPSSGDKQTLLSGLTSTLQKTPGVAAVQPPSTNSAGTTAIINVIPTTSPSAAETEDLVNRIRDDVLSGQQEPTYVVGTTAGYVDFTEKVGSRMPWLIGAVVVLAFLLLTVAFRSLLIGIKAAVLNLLSVGAAYGVIVTVFQWGWGSSLVGIDENVPIPSFVPMLMFAIVFGLSMDYEVFLLSRVHEAWMATKDSHRAVAIGIGATARVITTAAAIMIVVFLSFVLDDDPTVKMLAVGMAVAVLIDASVVRMILVPSVMTLLGDRAWWLPRWLDRIVPDIQLEGGPPPAPPEPTREPAGVSG, from the coding sequence ATGCATGCGTTTCTGGACCGGCTCGGCCGGGGTGCGGCACGTTTTCACTGGCTCGTGATCGCCGGCTGGCTGGTGGTCGTGGTCGGGCTGTTCGTGCTGCGATCGGCGTTCGGCGGCACGTTCGTCAACAACTACACGGTTCCGGGCAGTGAGTCGTCCGCCGGCTTGAACATCCTGAACAAGGACTTCGCCAGCGCCGGCGGGTACTCGGGCTCGATCGTCTTCCACGCGAAGACGGGCGCGGTGTCCGAGCAGGCGGACGCCGTGAAGACGTCCATGGAAGCGGTCGGCAAGCTGCCCGACGTGGTCAGTGCGGTCGACCCGCTGGCGACCTCGCAGACGGCGTACATCTCGAAGGACGGCAGCATCGTCAACGCGCCGGTGTCCTTCTCGGTGGTGCCGGCCTCGCTCGACAAGTCGTACGTCGACAAGCTGGACGCCGCAGTCCAGCCGGCCCGCGCTGCCGGGCTCCAGGTCGAGTACGGCGGTGGCACCGGGCAGATCGGGAAGCAGGCGAACGACGGGCCCTCGGAGGCGATCGGTCTGGCCTTGGCGCTGTTGCTGCTGTTCCTGATGTTCCGGTCCGTGGTCGCTTCCGGACTGCCACTGCTGGCAGCGGTCTTCAGCGTCGGCGGCGGGCTGGCGGTCCTCGGGCTGCTCGCGGCCGTCAAGGACTTCCCGGTCTCGGCGCCGACGGTGGCGACACTGCTCGGGTTGGGCGTCGCGATCGACTACGGCCTCTTCCTGGTGTCGCGTCACCGCGAGCAGCTCGACGACGGCATGGGTGTGGTCGAGTCGGCGGGCCGGGCCGAGTCCACGTCGGGCGCGGCGATCCTGGTCGCCGGTGGCACGGTCGTGATCGCGATCCTCGGGCTGTACGTGTCCGGCGTACCGTTCGTCGGCGCGCTCGGCCTGTCGTCGGCGATCGTGGTCGCGGTGACGGTGCTGGCCGCGCTCACCCTGATCCCGGCCCTGCTCGGTCTGGCGAAGTTCACGGTGCTCAATCGCAAGGACCGGCATCACCTCGTCGAGGAACGCGAGCTCGAGGCCGGGCTCCCGGACGAGACCGCGATCGCCGAGCATCGAGCGGAGGAGCGGGAGCGCCGCGACAGCAAGCACGAGCAGAGCGCGTTCGCTCGCTGGGGCCGCAAGGTCAGCGATAGGCCCTGGCCGTACGGCATCGCGGCGACGTTGGTGCTGCTCGTACTGGCGATCCCGTTGCTGTCGATGAACCTCGGTCAGCTCGACGCCGGCACCGACCCGTCCGGCGACTCCAGCCGGAAGGCGTACGACCTGATCGCGCAAGGCTTCGGCCCCGGCGCGAACGGTCCGCTGACGGTCGTCGTACAACTGCCGTCCTCGGGTGACAAGCAGACCCTGCTGAGCGGTCTGACATCCACCTTGCAGAAGACGCCCGGTGTGGCCGCGGTCCAGCCGCCGAGCACGAACAGCGCGGGTACGACGGCCATCATCAACGTCATCCCGACCACCTCGCCGTCCGCGGCCGAGACCGAGGACCTGGTCAACCGGATCCGCGACGACGTGCTGTCCGGCCAGCAGGAACCGACGTACGTCGTCGGCACCACCGCCGGGTACGTCGACTTCACCGAGAAGGTGGGCAGCCGGATGCCGTGGCTGATCGGGGCTGTCGTGGTGCTCGCGTTCCTGCTGCTCACGGTCGCGTTCCGCTCGCTGCTGATCGGGATCAAGGCGGCCGTGCTGAACCTGCTCTCGGTCGGGGCGGCGTACGGCGTGATCGTGACCGTCTTCCAGTGGGGCTGGGGGTCGTCGCTGGTCGGGATCGACGAGAACGTGCCGATCCCGTCGTTCGTGCCGATGCTGATGTTCGCGATCGTGTTCGGGTTGTCGATGGACTACGAGGTCTTCCTGCTGTCCCGGGTCCACGAGGCGTGGATGGCGACGAAGGACAGCCACCGCGCGGTGGCGATCGGGATCGGCGCGACGGCGCGGGTGATCACCACCGCGGCGGCGATCATGATCGTGGTCTTCCTGAGCTTCGTCCTGGACGACGATCCGACGGTGAAGATGCTGGCCGTCGGCATGGCGGTCGCGGTGCTGATCGATGCCAGCGTGGTCCGGATGATCCTGGTGCCGTCGGTGATGACGCTGCTCGGTGACCGCGCCTGGTGGCTGCCGCGCTGGCTGGACCGCATCGTCCCCGACATCCAGCTCGAAGGCGGCCCGCCGCCCGCACCGCCGGAGCCGACCCGGGAGCCGGCCGGCGTCTCCGGCTGA
- a CDS encoding MoaD/ThiS family protein produces MIAVRLPTVLRPFAGGAERVEVAGATVAEAFAALDAPLRRRLTDERGALRRHVNIYLRDDNIRDLDGLDTPLSDGDELLILPSVAGG; encoded by the coding sequence ATGATCGCGGTCCGCCTGCCCACTGTCCTCCGCCCGTTCGCGGGCGGCGCCGAGCGCGTCGAGGTCGCGGGCGCGACCGTCGCCGAGGCGTTCGCTGCCCTGGACGCGCCCTTGCGACGCCGCCTCACCGACGAGCGAGGCGCGCTGCGCCGCCATGTGAACATCTATCTGCGCGACGACAACATCCGCGACCTCGACGGCCTGGACACCCCACTCAGCGACGGCGACGAGCTCCTGATCCTCCCGAGCGTGGCAGGAGGCTGA
- a CDS encoding WD40/YVTN/BNR-like repeat-containing protein: protein MSEAVLLIGTKKGLWIGRSDAARKQWRLDGPVPEFEMQGVYAVGIDTRGDQPRLFVGGTSEHWGPAVFHSDDLGATWAEPPEGSIGFPADAEASLERVWQIQPAPPGQPGVVYAGSQPSALWKSTDGGVTFELVRGLWDHPHRTQWDAGFGGQAVHTVLPHPTDADRVSVAMSTGGVYRTADGGATWAPANQGIQATFFPDPYPEFGQCVHKLAGHPDVPERMFAQNHHGVYRSDDGGSIWKSIADGLPSDFGFPIVVHPHEPATIYVFPLVADANRIPTEAKCRVYRSRDAGSTWEPLSAGLPDVSYVPVLRDAMTTDAADPAGVYVGTRDGCVYASADAGDSWTEVASHLPDILTVRVAVVG, encoded by the coding sequence ATGTCCGAGGCCGTACTGCTGATCGGGACCAAGAAAGGTCTCTGGATCGGCCGGAGCGATGCCGCTCGCAAACAGTGGCGGCTGGACGGACCGGTGCCGGAGTTCGAGATGCAGGGCGTGTACGCCGTGGGCATCGACACCCGTGGCGACCAGCCTCGACTGTTCGTCGGCGGCACGAGTGAGCACTGGGGCCCGGCCGTCTTCCACTCCGACGACCTCGGCGCGACCTGGGCCGAGCCGCCGGAGGGCTCGATCGGGTTCCCGGCCGACGCCGAGGCCTCGCTCGAGCGCGTCTGGCAGATCCAGCCGGCCCCGCCCGGTCAGCCGGGGGTCGTGTACGCCGGCTCGCAGCCGTCCGCCCTGTGGAAGTCCACCGACGGCGGAGTGACGTTCGAGCTGGTCCGCGGGCTGTGGGACCACCCACATCGGACCCAGTGGGACGCCGGGTTCGGTGGCCAGGCCGTGCACACCGTGCTCCCGCACCCGACCGACGCCGATCGGGTCAGCGTGGCGATGTCGACCGGCGGCGTCTACCGGACCGCCGACGGCGGTGCGACGTGGGCGCCGGCCAACCAGGGCATCCAGGCGACGTTCTTCCCAGATCCGTATCCCGAGTTCGGTCAGTGCGTGCACAAGCTCGCCGGGCATCCCGACGTACCCGAGCGGATGTTCGCGCAGAACCACCACGGCGTCTACCGGTCGGACGACGGCGGCTCGATCTGGAAGTCGATCGCGGACGGCCTGCCGTCGGACTTCGGTTTCCCGATCGTGGTGCACCCGCACGAGCCCGCGACGATCTACGTGTTCCCGCTGGTCGCGGATGCGAACCGGATCCCGACCGAGGCGAAGTGCCGGGTCTACCGGTCCCGGGACGCGGGCTCGACCTGGGAGCCGCTGTCCGCCGGACTGCCCGACGTGTCCTACGTTCCGGTACTGCGGGACGCGATGACCACCGACGCCGCGGACCCGGCCGGCGTGTACGTCGGCACGCGCGACGGCTGCGTCTACGCGAGCGCCGACGCCGGCGACAGCTGGACCGAGGTCGCCAGCCACCTCCCCGACATCCTCACCGTGCGCGTCGCAGTGGTCGGATGA
- a CDS encoding 2-hydroxyacid dehydrogenase: protein MADVRAWLPWEDPGVFLGGLPKGYDVDFYSGAERPASLDEVEFYVPSYMGGGDVFDIIREMPALKVVQLQTAGFEHAQSRLADGVTLCNARGVHDASTAELAVGLILASYRRLPRAVRDQEREIWPSSYDEVDDSLADRTVLILGYGAIGEALERRLSGFECDVIRVARRARDGVHPTSELPELLPRADVVVVLTPATPDTRGMVDAKFLANLKDGALLVNVARGVVVDTDALLAELGTRRISAALDVTDPEPLPSGHPLWSAPNVLINPHRGGASTAFAPRVARLVRAQLERYASGEPLINVVAGPQR, encoded by the coding sequence ATGGCTGATGTGCGGGCGTGGCTGCCCTGGGAAGATCCCGGCGTTTTCCTCGGCGGTCTGCCCAAGGGGTACGACGTGGACTTCTACTCCGGTGCCGAGCGGCCGGCGTCGCTCGACGAGGTGGAGTTCTACGTGCCCAGCTACATGGGCGGCGGCGATGTGTTCGACATCATCCGCGAGATGCCCGCGCTGAAGGTCGTGCAGCTGCAGACCGCCGGGTTCGAGCACGCGCAGTCGCGGCTGGCCGACGGCGTCACGCTGTGCAACGCGCGCGGCGTACACGATGCGTCGACGGCCGAGCTTGCGGTCGGGCTGATCCTGGCGTCGTACCGGCGGCTGCCGCGGGCCGTCCGCGACCAGGAGCGGGAGATCTGGCCGAGTTCGTACGACGAGGTCGACGACTCGCTCGCGGACCGGACCGTGCTGATCCTCGGGTACGGCGCGATCGGCGAGGCGCTCGAACGGCGGCTGAGCGGGTTCGAGTGCGACGTGATCCGGGTCGCGCGGCGGGCCCGGGACGGCGTGCACCCGACGAGTGAGCTGCCGGAGCTGCTGCCGCGCGCGGACGTCGTCGTAGTTCTGACGCCCGCGACCCCGGACACGCGCGGGATGGTGGATGCGAAGTTCCTGGCGAACCTGAAGGACGGTGCGCTGCTGGTGAACGTCGCGCGCGGTGTCGTCGTGGACACGGACGCGTTGCTGGCCGAGCTCGGCACGCGCCGGATCAGCGCCGCGCTCGACGTGACCGACCCCGAGCCGTTGCCCTCCGGACATCCGCTGTGGTCAGCTCCGAACGTACTGATCAACCCGCACCGAGGTGGTGCCTCGACGGCCTTCGCGCCGCGAGTGGCCCGCCTGGTGCGCGCGCAACTGGAGCGCTACGCGTCCGGAGAGCCGCTGATCAACGTAGTGGCAGGTCCACAACGCTAG